Proteins encoded by one window of Kribbella italica:
- the tatC gene encoding twin-arginine translocase subunit TatC: MTLRDHIAELRNRLLISVLAIVLLTVVGYVFYDQALDFLVKPFRTGVAQLIADNSGGKVPELTFNNVTSPFTFQIKISLVFGLILAAPVWLYELWAFIAPGLHRSERRWAFLFAGIATPLFAAGLAVAYWTLPKGIAILIGFTPDFAQNLITLPEYLDFVLRTMLVFGIAFLLPLVVVLLNIVGIVPAKALAKFRPYIILAIFIFGAVATPSGDPFSLMFLALPMCALFFASEIIARILDKRKARKAEALLAD, from the coding sequence ATGACCCTGCGCGACCACATCGCGGAGCTGCGCAACCGGCTGCTCATCTCGGTGCTCGCGATCGTGCTGCTGACGGTCGTGGGGTACGTCTTCTACGACCAGGCGCTGGACTTCCTGGTCAAGCCGTTCAGAACCGGTGTGGCCCAGCTGATCGCGGACAACAGCGGCGGCAAGGTGCCCGAGCTCACCTTCAACAACGTGACCTCGCCGTTCACCTTCCAGATCAAGATCTCGCTGGTGTTCGGCCTGATCCTGGCCGCGCCGGTCTGGCTGTACGAGCTGTGGGCGTTCATCGCGCCCGGCCTGCACCGCTCCGAGCGGCGCTGGGCGTTCCTGTTCGCCGGGATCGCGACTCCGCTGTTCGCGGCCGGCCTCGCGGTGGCCTACTGGACGCTGCCGAAAGGCATCGCGATCCTGATCGGCTTCACCCCGGACTTCGCCCAGAACCTGATCACCCTGCCGGAGTACCTGGACTTCGTCCTGCGCACGATGCTGGTGTTCGGGATCGCGTTCCTGCTGCCGCTGGTCGTCGTGCTGCTGAACATCGTCGGGATCGTGCCGGCTAAGGCGCTGGCCAAGTTCCGGCCGTACATCATCTTGGCGATCTTCATCTTCGGCGCGGTCGCGACGCCGTCGGGTGACCCGTTCTCGCTGATGTTCCTGGCGCTGCCGATGTGCGCGCTGTTCTTCGCCTCGGAGATCATCGCCCGGATCCTCGACAAGCGGAAGGCCCGCAAGGCCGAAGCGCTGCTGGCGGACTGA
- a CDS encoding winged helix DNA-binding domain-containing protein: protein MLRIGIEERRLRLGRRHRLATSCQAADPVQAAASVVVLHATDPATVHLSVAARVPGSDVALTERALYDDRTLIRMLGMRRTVFVVPTSFAPVVQAAASDDIAVKQRKLLVKHLVEAGIAGEAEAAGQWLRAVEESTATALSLRGSATAQELAQDEPRLRSRLAMAPGKSYAAQPYVTSRVLFQLAAEGRIVRGRPLGTWLSSQHQWSPAEDWLAGGLAGDLSADEARTTLARSYLESFGPATLADLQWWTGWTLGQSRKALVAVEAVEVDLDGVTGYVLPGDEAPEIAVEPWVAFLPALDPTPMGWKDRTWYLGEHKTRLFDTTGNIGPSIWANGRIVGAWGQPESGEVRYQLLEDVGTETTTAIESHAARWTTWLSGVRITPRFRTPLERILSQG from the coding sequence GTGCTGCGGATCGGGATCGAGGAACGACGGCTCAGACTGGGGCGCCGGCACCGGCTGGCGACCTCCTGCCAGGCGGCCGATCCGGTGCAGGCGGCGGCTTCGGTCGTGGTGCTGCACGCGACCGACCCGGCCACGGTGCATCTGTCGGTCGCCGCGCGGGTGCCGGGCAGTGATGTCGCGCTCACCGAGCGTGCGCTGTACGACGACCGCACGCTGATCCGGATGCTCGGGATGCGGCGCACGGTGTTCGTCGTACCGACCTCGTTCGCGCCGGTCGTCCAGGCCGCGGCGAGCGACGACATCGCGGTGAAGCAGCGCAAGTTGCTGGTCAAGCACCTGGTCGAGGCCGGGATCGCCGGTGAGGCCGAGGCGGCCGGGCAGTGGCTGCGGGCGGTCGAGGAGTCGACGGCGACCGCGCTCAGCCTGCGCGGCTCGGCCACGGCGCAGGAGCTCGCCCAGGACGAGCCCCGGCTCCGCAGCCGCCTGGCGATGGCCCCGGGCAAGTCGTACGCGGCCCAGCCGTATGTCACCAGCCGCGTCCTCTTCCAGCTCGCCGCCGAGGGCCGCATCGTCCGCGGCCGCCCGCTGGGCACGTGGCTGAGCAGCCAGCACCAGTGGTCCCCCGCGGAGGACTGGCTCGCAGGCGGTCTGGCCGGCGACCTGTCCGCCGACGAAGCCCGTACGACGCTCGCCCGCAGCTACCTGGAGTCCTTCGGCCCAGCCACCCTCGCCGACCTCCAGTGGTGGACCGGCTGGACCCTGGGCCAGTCCCGCAAGGCCCTGGTCGCCGTAGAAGCCGTAGAGGTCGACCTGGACGGCGTCACCGGCTACGTCCTCCCCGGCGACGAGGCCCCCGAGATCGCCGTCGAACCCTGGGTCGCCTTCCTCCCCGCCCTGGACCCCACCCCCATGGGCTGGAAGGACCGCACCTGGTACCTCGGCGAGCACAAGACCCGCCTGTTCGACACCACCGGCAACATCGGCCCCAGCATCTGGGCCAACGGCCGCATCGTCGGCGCCTGGGGCCAACCCGAGTCAGGCGAGGTCCGCTACCAACTCCTCGAAGACGTCGGCACCGAAACCACCACCGCCATCGAATCCCACGCCGCCCGCTGGACCACCTGGCTCTCCGGCGTCCGCATCACCCCCCGCTTCCGCACTCCCCTGGAACGAATCCTCAGCCAGGGCTGA
- a CDS encoding chitosanase: MLNRPKKQLTAVLLGLAVAAAPATAFASPFQPQPAISGTQYQDRVDAPRAVGLDDPAKKDIAMQIVSSAENSSLDWKAQYGYIEDIGDGRGYTAGIIGFCSGTGDMLDLVELYSQREPGNVLEKYLPALREVDGSDSHDGLDPNFTGDWESAANDNAFKTAQNDERDRVYFDPSVNQGKSDGVGVLGQFIYYDAIVMHGDGGDPTSFRSIRNRALNEATPPAQGGDETAWLNAFLDARVWAMKQEEAHSDTSRVDTAQRVFLNNGNLNLDTPLDWQVYGDNFHIG, encoded by the coding sequence GTGCTCAACCGCCCCAAGAAGCAGCTCACCGCCGTCCTGCTCGGCCTCGCCGTGGCCGCCGCCCCGGCCACGGCGTTCGCCTCGCCCTTCCAGCCGCAGCCGGCGATCAGCGGGACGCAGTACCAGGACCGGGTCGACGCCCCGCGCGCCGTCGGGCTGGACGACCCGGCGAAGAAGGACATCGCGATGCAGATCGTCTCCAGCGCGGAGAACTCCTCGCTGGACTGGAAGGCGCAGTATGGCTACATCGAGGACATCGGCGACGGCCGGGGCTACACGGCCGGCATCATCGGGTTCTGCTCGGGCACCGGCGACATGCTCGACCTGGTCGAGCTGTACAGCCAACGCGAACCGGGCAACGTGCTGGAGAAGTACCTGCCGGCGCTGCGCGAGGTGGACGGCAGCGACTCCCACGACGGCCTCGACCCCAACTTCACCGGGGACTGGGAGAGTGCCGCGAACGACAACGCGTTCAAGACCGCCCAGAACGACGAGCGCGACCGCGTCTACTTCGACCCGTCGGTCAACCAGGGCAAGTCCGACGGCGTCGGCGTGCTCGGCCAGTTCATCTACTACGACGCCATCGTGATGCACGGCGACGGTGGCGACCCGACCAGCTTCCGCAGCATCCGCAACCGCGCGCTGAACGAGGCCACGCCGCCGGCGCAGGGCGGCGACGAGACCGCCTGGCTGAATGCCTTCCTGGACGCCCGCGTCTGGGCGATGAAGCAGGAGGAGGCGCACAGCGACACTAGCCGGGTCGACACCGCCCAGCGGGTCTTCCTGAACAACGGCAACCTCAACCTCGACACCCCGCTCGACTGGCAGGTGTACGGCGACAACTTCCACATCGGCTGA
- a CDS encoding DEAD/DEAH box helicase, giving the protein MSTPSEKYASFRSDQEHPAVTEFRALYDFRLDEFQLRACAALEDGHQVLVAAPTGSGKTLVGEFAVHLALQRGQKCFYTTPIKALSNQKYADLVRRYGQDNVGLLTGDNSINSEAPIVVMTTEVLRNMLYAASQTLLGLSYVVMDEVHYLADRSRGAVWEEVIIHLPDSVAVVSLSATVSNAEEFGDWLETVRGNTVVVLEEKRPVPLFQHVMVGKRLHDLFAGETPTAGAAQAQFGPSAGRPSRSGNPAKAAGQSSAPDLRDMVNPQLVKIARDDNRIFRDDSRKPRRRRDLPKGRPAKSHFTPYRSDVVEELDAGALLPAIYFIFSRKGCEDAMLQCLRSGLRLTKPSERDEIKRVLAERTVDLPDEDLGVLGYHDFAEALSRGIAAHHAGLLAAFKEVVEELFARGLIKVVFATETLALGINMPARTVVLEKLSKWNGEAHVDITPGEYTQLTGRAGRRGIDVEGHAVVLWQPGFDPRAVAGLASTRTYPLRSSFSPSYNMAVNLVRQVGRSRARDMLELSFAQFQSDQAVVGLARQVQRNTEALEGYKESIDCHLGDFLEYADLRRRIGERESSGSKRRKLDRRVEAQESIEKLRMGDIIRIPAGRSAGWALVIDPGMRSEREGPRPTVLTLDRQVRKLSMVDFPTPVESIGVLRVPKKFNARNPQQRRELAQVLRNRTDMHGEDGPPSYRSRAGDVVTHADDPELQEMRARLRAHPCHGCSDREDHARWAERYFRLDRENRDVQRKIEQRTNTIARQFDRVCQVLDALHYLDGDKTTEAGDRLSRIYAELDLVAAECLRQGVFDDLDVPQLASALAALVYESRSKDEPTSPRLPRGEVRDALEKMGVIWRDLSALERDMRVDFLRSMDLGFCWAAYRWASGASLAEVLYESDLAAGDFVRWVKQLIDLTEQVADAAGPTPLRKTARAVTDEIRRGVISYASVVDEP; this is encoded by the coding sequence ATGAGCACTCCGTCCGAGAAGTACGCCAGTTTCCGCTCGGACCAGGAGCACCCGGCCGTGACGGAGTTCCGGGCGCTCTACGACTTCCGGCTGGACGAGTTCCAGCTGCGCGCCTGCGCCGCGCTCGAGGACGGGCACCAGGTGCTGGTCGCGGCCCCGACCGGGTCCGGCAAGACGCTGGTCGGCGAGTTCGCGGTGCACCTGGCGCTGCAGCGGGGGCAGAAGTGCTTCTACACCACCCCGATCAAGGCGCTCAGCAACCAGAAGTACGCCGACCTGGTCCGCCGCTACGGCCAGGACAACGTCGGCCTGCTGACCGGTGACAACTCGATCAACTCCGAGGCCCCGATCGTCGTGATGACGACCGAGGTCCTGCGCAACATGCTGTACGCCGCGTCGCAGACGCTGCTCGGCCTGTCGTACGTCGTGATGGACGAGGTGCACTACCTGGCCGACCGGTCCCGCGGCGCGGTCTGGGAGGAAGTCATCATCCACCTGCCGGACTCGGTCGCGGTGGTCTCGCTGTCGGCGACGGTGAGCAACGCCGAGGAGTTCGGCGACTGGCTGGAGACCGTCCGCGGCAACACCGTCGTCGTGCTGGAGGAGAAGCGGCCGGTCCCGCTGTTCCAGCACGTGATGGTCGGCAAGCGGCTGCACGACCTGTTCGCCGGCGAGACGCCGACCGCCGGGGCGGCGCAGGCCCAGTTCGGCCCGTCGGCGGGCCGGCCGTCCAGGTCCGGCAACCCCGCGAAGGCCGCCGGCCAGAGCTCGGCGCCGGACCTGCGGGACATGGTCAACCCGCAGCTGGTCAAGATCGCCCGCGACGACAACCGGATCTTCCGCGACGACTCGCGCAAGCCGCGGCGCCGCCGGGACCTGCCGAAGGGGCGGCCGGCCAAGTCGCACTTCACGCCGTACCGGTCGGACGTGGTGGAGGAGCTGGACGCGGGCGCGCTGCTGCCGGCGATCTACTTCATCTTCTCCCGCAAGGGCTGCGAGGACGCGATGCTGCAGTGCCTGCGGTCCGGGCTGCGGCTGACCAAACCCAGCGAGCGCGACGAGATCAAGCGGGTGCTGGCCGAGCGGACCGTCGACCTGCCCGACGAGGACCTCGGCGTGCTCGGGTACCACGACTTCGCCGAGGCGCTCAGCCGCGGCATCGCGGCGCACCACGCGGGCCTGCTGGCGGCGTTCAAGGAGGTCGTCGAGGAGTTGTTCGCGCGCGGCCTGATCAAGGTCGTGTTCGCCACCGAAACGCTTGCCCTGGGCATCAACATGCCGGCCCGCACGGTGGTGCTGGAGAAGCTCAGCAAGTGGAACGGTGAGGCGCACGTCGACATCACCCCCGGCGAGTACACGCAGCTGACCGGCCGGGCCGGGCGGCGCGGGATCGACGTCGAGGGGCACGCGGTCGTGCTCTGGCAGCCGGGGTTCGACCCGAGGGCCGTCGCAGGCTTGGCGTCGACGCGGACGTACCCGCTGCGGTCCTCGTTCTCCCCGTCGTACAACATGGCGGTGAACCTGGTCCGCCAGGTCGGGCGGAGTCGTGCGCGGGACATGCTGGAGCTGTCGTTCGCGCAGTTCCAGTCCGACCAGGCCGTGGTCGGGCTGGCCCGGCAGGTGCAGCGCAACACCGAGGCCCTGGAGGGGTACAAGGAGTCCATCGACTGCCACCTCGGCGACTTCCTCGAGTACGCCGATCTGCGGCGCCGGATCGGTGAGCGCGAGTCGTCGGGCTCGAAGCGGCGCAAGCTCGACCGCCGCGTCGAGGCGCAGGAGTCGATCGAGAAGCTCCGGATGGGTGACATCATCCGGATCCCGGCCGGCCGCAGCGCGGGCTGGGCGCTGGTGATCGACCCGGGCATGCGTTCGGAGCGCGAAGGGCCGCGGCCGACCGTGCTGACGCTCGACCGGCAGGTGCGCAAGCTGTCGATGGTCGACTTCCCGACCCCGGTCGAGTCGATCGGGGTGCTGCGGGTGCCGAAGAAGTTCAACGCGCGCAACCCGCAGCAGCGCCGTGAGCTCGCGCAGGTGCTGCGCAACCGGACCGACATGCACGGCGAGGACGGGCCTCCGTCGTACCGGAGCAGGGCCGGCGACGTGGTCACGCACGCCGACGACCCGGAGCTGCAGGAGATGCGGGCGCGGCTGCGCGCGCACCCGTGCCACGGCTGCTCCGACCGCGAGGACCACGCCCGCTGGGCCGAGCGCTACTTCCGGCTCGACCGGGAGAACCGCGACGTCCAGCGCAAGATCGAGCAGCGGACGAACACGATCGCCCGCCAGTTCGACCGGGTCTGCCAGGTGCTCGACGCGTTGCACTACCTGGACGGCGACAAGACCACCGAGGCCGGCGACCGGCTGTCGCGGATCTACGCCGAGCTCGACCTGGTCGCGGCCGAGTGCCTGCGGCAGGGCGTGTTCGACGACCTGGACGTGCCGCAGCTCGCGTCGGCGCTGGCCGCGCTGGTGTACGAGTCGCGCTCCAAGGACGAGCCGACGTCGCCGCGGCTGCCGCGGGGTGAGGTGCGGGACGCGCTGGAGAAGATGGGCGTCATCTGGCGCGACCTGTCCGCGCTGGAGCGGGACATGCGGGTCGACTTCCTGCGCTCGATGGATCTCGGGTTCTGCTGGGCGGCGTACCGGTGGGCCTCGGGAGCGTCGCTGGCCGAGGTCCTCTACGAGTCGGACCTGGCCGCGGGCGACTTCGTGCGCTGGGTGAAGCAGCTGATCGACCTCACCGAGCAGGTCGCGGACGCGGCCGGCCCGACGCCGTTGCGCAAGACGGCCCGCGCGGTCACCGACGAGATCCGCCGCGGGGTCATCTCCTACGCCTCGGTCGTCGACGAGCCCTAA
- a CDS encoding MarR family transcriptional regulator, which translates to MTDLTALFSDLVRLETRLYNALDARLKAEHDLPLGQFEFLRFIAGRATTRVYDMAHEMAITVGATSKAVDRLEAAGRCRRTANPDDRRSSLVELTPAGSAVLAAATPTVEAELGIWLGAALPAGALEGLAATLSVLRRRAESDRRTDRAG; encoded by the coding sequence GTGACCGATCTCACGGCGTTGTTCTCCGACCTCGTCCGGCTGGAGACGCGGCTCTACAACGCGCTCGACGCCCGACTGAAGGCCGAGCACGACCTGCCGCTCGGCCAGTTCGAGTTCCTGCGGTTCATCGCCGGGCGGGCGACGACCCGGGTCTACGACATGGCCCACGAGATGGCCATCACGGTCGGTGCCACCAGCAAGGCGGTCGACCGGCTCGAAGCGGCCGGGCGCTGCCGGCGTACGGCGAATCCTGACGATCGTCGCTCCTCGCTGGTCGAGCTCACTCCCGCCGGGTCGGCGGTGCTGGCCGCGGCGACCCCGACGGTCGAAGCCGAGCTCGGGATCTGGCTCGGCGCGGCTCTGCCCGCGGGCGCACTCGAAGGACTGGCCGCGACGCTGTCGGTACTGCGGCGGCGCGCCGAGTCGGACCGGCGTACCGACCGCGCCGGGTAG
- a CDS encoding alpha/beta hydrolase, producing MSRQEREQARGLISKGDLGQTPAQQRAGFDELFADRPLGDDVTLRPRTLGGRPALDVLVEGADRDGVILYLHGGGYSIGSARTGANLAAPLARSTGVPAVSLDYRLAPEDPFPAAVDDALAAYEELLAAGQKVVVAGDSAGGGLALALLVAARRAGLPLPVAAVLYSPWTDVSLSGGSMDSRGEFDPLFSRAHMKESADWYVGAQDPRDELASPLFADLTGLPPLLIQVGSAEVLLDDSLRLAVQAAESEVDVSLDVVAGAPHVFQYFVGMVSEAGEALERAAAFVTRRLAD from the coding sequence ATGAGCAGGCAAGAACGTGAGCAGGCCCGCGGGCTGATCAGCAAGGGCGACCTCGGGCAGACGCCGGCCCAGCAGCGGGCAGGCTTCGACGAGCTGTTCGCTGATCGCCCACTGGGGGACGACGTCACGCTGCGGCCCCGGACGCTGGGAGGCCGGCCAGCGCTGGACGTCCTGGTCGAGGGTGCCGACCGGGACGGCGTCATCCTCTACCTGCACGGTGGCGGCTACTCGATCGGCTCGGCGCGGACCGGTGCCAACCTCGCGGCGCCGCTGGCGCGCAGTACCGGCGTACCGGCTGTGTCGCTGGACTACCGGCTGGCGCCGGAGGACCCGTTCCCGGCCGCGGTCGACGACGCTTTGGCGGCGTACGAGGAACTGCTGGCCGCGGGCCAGAAGGTTGTTGTCGCAGGCGATTCGGCCGGTGGTGGACTCGCACTCGCGCTGCTCGTCGCCGCGCGCAGGGCCGGGCTGCCGCTGCCCGTGGCGGCTGTTCTCTACTCGCCCTGGACCGATGTCTCGCTGAGCGGCGGCAGCATGGATTCGCGCGGTGAGTTCGACCCGCTGTTCAGCCGCGCCCACATGAAGGAGTCCGCCGACTGGTACGTCGGCGCTCAGGATCCGCGCGACGAACTGGCCAGCCCGCTCTTCGCGGACCTGACCGGCCTGCCGCCGCTGCTGATCCAGGTGGGGTCCGCCGAGGTCCTGCTGGACGACTCCCTGCGGCTGGCCGTCCAGGCCGCCGAGAGCGAGGTCGACGTCAGCCTGGACGTGGTCGCCGGGGCGCCGCACGTGTTCCAGTACTTCGTCGGCATGGTGAGCGAGGCCGGCGAGGCGCTGGAGCGGGCCGCCGCGTTCGTCACCCGCCGACTCGCTGACTGA
- a CDS encoding twin-arginine translocase TatA/TatE family subunit translates to MPQGAEWLVILAIVVLLFGSAKLPALVKQLGKSKKIWEEEVGPGKKKDAELTETGQPPAQQHVQPPVQQAQPAPQQNQANGQAPGDGVPPTHTAN, encoded by the coding sequence ATGCCCCAGGGCGCAGAGTGGCTCGTCATTCTTGCGATCGTCGTGCTGCTGTTCGGTTCGGCCAAGCTGCCGGCCCTGGTCAAGCAGCTCGGCAAGTCGAAGAAGATCTGGGAGGAAGAGGTCGGCCCCGGCAAGAAGAAGGACGCCGAGCTGACCGAGACCGGCCAGCCGCCGGCCCAGCAGCACGTCCAGCCGCCGGTGCAGCAGGCCCAGCCGGCCCCGCAGCAGAACCAGGCGAACGGTCAGGCCCCGGGCGACGGCGTGCCGCCGACGCACACCGCCAACTGA
- a CDS encoding diacylglycerol/lipid kinase family protein, whose translation MGRRIALVVNPTSGRGLGARVAPVVRQRLEAGGLTVDLYETTCAEDVGRIAAEVVASGADGVALVGGDGTLHLGAQVLAKSGMPFGVIPAGTGNDFARGLGVPLKDPVAAADLIVVGRTRDIDLGVAAGEYITTVVAGGFDSLVNKRANAMTWPKGNARYTVATLAELRTFKPLSYVVTVDGERFETDAMLVAVGTGPTYGGGLQILAGAEIDDGLLDVTIIKPVSRLTLLQMFPKLSKATHLGHPAVHTLRGREVRLESPTVTAYGDGEILGPLPIDIGIAPGALTVYA comes from the coding sequence ATGGGCCGCAGGATCGCGCTGGTGGTCAACCCCACCAGCGGCCGCGGCCTGGGTGCGCGAGTCGCTCCGGTGGTGCGGCAGCGGCTGGAAGCCGGCGGCCTGACCGTCGACCTGTACGAGACGACCTGCGCGGAGGACGTCGGCCGGATCGCGGCCGAAGTGGTCGCCTCCGGTGCGGACGGCGTCGCCCTGGTCGGCGGCGACGGCACGCTGCACCTGGGCGCGCAGGTGCTGGCCAAGTCCGGGATGCCGTTCGGCGTGATCCCGGCCGGCACCGGCAACGACTTCGCCCGCGGCCTCGGCGTACCGCTGAAGGACCCGGTGGCCGCCGCCGACCTGATCGTCGTGGGCAGGACGCGGGACATCGACCTCGGCGTCGCGGCAGGGGAGTACATCACCACCGTCGTCGCGGGCGGCTTCGACTCCCTGGTGAACAAGCGCGCCAACGCGATGACCTGGCCGAAGGGCAACGCCCGCTACACGGTCGCGACGCTGGCCGAGCTGCGGACGTTCAAGCCGCTCTCGTACGTCGTGACGGTGGACGGCGAGCGGTTCGAGACCGACGCGATGCTGGTCGCCGTCGGCACCGGCCCGACGTACGGCGGTGGCCTGCAGATCCTGGCCGGCGCCGAGATCGACGACGGCCTGCTCGACGTCACGATCATCAAGCCGGTGTCGCGGCTGACCCTGCTGCAGATGTTCCCGAAGCTGTCCAAGGCCACCCATCTCGGGCACCCGGCGGTACACACGCTGCGCGGCCGCGAGGTCCGGCTGGAGTCGCCGACGGTCACGGCGTACGGCGACGGCGAGATCCTCGGTCCGCTGCCGATCGACATCGGCATCGCGCCGGGCGCGCTCACCGTGTACGCCTGA